A genomic stretch from Arachis stenosperma cultivar V10309 chromosome 3, arast.V10309.gnm1.PFL2, whole genome shotgun sequence includes:
- the LOC130967830 gene encoding zinc finger protein SHOOT GRAVITROPISM 5: MLDNTINTASCSSDVQNLPNKRKRRPAGTPDPDAEVVSLSPKTLLESDRYVCEICNQGFQRDQNLQMHRRRHKVPWKLLKRQGGGATTIMKKKVFVCPEPSCLHHDPCHALGDLVGIKKHFRRKHSNHKQWVCLKCSKGYAVQSDYKAHIKTCGTRGHSCDCGRVFSRVESFIEHQDACTVRQHRPLQPACSSRTASSTSPSSDANFTVTAPLQPLPPPPPPLPPPSEIHRNNSNTHNLELQLLPTSINSHQNHETRLRLAIGGDNGRSVEEERNNNNSVMMVGDSSSTLEVARLKECAGQELKLAMAEKAYAEEARREAKRQIEIAELEFENAKRIRKQAQAELGKAEALRKQAIKKMTSTLMEITCHACKQNFHSSNNGVGVPSEETSIVMSYMSSANNTDDGEAE, translated from the exons ATGTTAGACAACACCATCAATACTGCTTCTTGTTCTTCCGATGTCCAAAACCTCCCTaacaagagaaaaagaagaCCCGCTGGAACCCCTG ATCCAGATGCAGAAGTGGTGTCTCTGTCTCCCAAGACGCTGCTGGAATCGGATCGTTACGTGTGTGAGATCTGCAACCAAGGGTTCCAGAGGGACCAGAACCTGCAAATGCATAGGAGGAGACACAAGGTGCCCTGGAAGCTTCTCAAGAGGCAAGGAGGAGGCGCTACAaccatcatgaagaagaaggtGTTCGTGTGTCCGGAACCCAGTTGCTTGCACCATGACCCGTGCCACGCGCTGGGTGACCTGGTGGGGATCAAGAAACACTTCAGAAGAAAGCACAGCAACCACAAGCAGTGGGTCTGCCTTAAGTGCTCCAAGGGTTACGCCGTTCAATCCGATTACAAAGCTCACATCAAAACCTGTGGCACCCGTGGCCATTCCTGTGACTGTGGCCGCGTCTTCTCCAG GGTGGAGAGTTTCATAGAACACCAGGATGCGTGCACTGTGAGGCAGCACCGACCACTGCAACCGGCATGCTCTTCAAGAACAGCTTCAAGCACAAGTCCATCCAGTGACGCTAATTTTACCGTCACTGCCCCACTGCAACCACTTCCACCACCACCGCCACCACTGCCACCACCTTCAGAGATTCACAGGAACAATAGTAATACTCACAACTTGGAACTTCAGCTCCTACCTACTTCAATAAACTCTCATCAAAACCACGAAACCCGCTTGAGACTCGCAATAGGTGGGGACAATGGGAGGAGTGTTGAAGAAGAAAGGAACAATAACAATAGTGTAATGATGGTGGGTGATTCTTCTTCCACATTGGAAGTGGCAAGGTTGAAGGAGTGTGCAGGACAGGAGCTGAAGTTGGCAATGGCGGAAAAGGCCTATGCAGAAGAGGCAAGGAGAGAAGCGAAACGGCAGATTGAGATAGCTGAGCTTGAGTTTGAGAATGCAAAGAGGATAAGGAAGCAAGCACAAGCTGAGCTTGGAAAGGCTGAAGCTTTGAGAAAGCAAGCCATCAAGAAGATGACTTCAACTCTCATGGAGATAACATGCCATGCTTGCAAGCAAAACTTTCACTCTTCCAACAATGGCGTTGGGGTTCCGTCTGAAGAGACCTCCATTGTAATGAGTTACATGTCATCAGCAAACAACACTGATGATGGTGAAGCAGAATAG